One part of the Vicia villosa cultivar HV-30 ecotype Madison, WI linkage group LG6, Vvil1.0, whole genome shotgun sequence genome encodes these proteins:
- the LOC131614333 gene encoding uncharacterized protein LOC131614333: MPELISRTRTRRSGGVVDERTRMYLEEYDRRLAIFLENNPQFMPAEGEPLNADVDHYIWCDVIKDKGPNGCFFGAGNLASSYRSGDRNLFQRVQDGEGGSRQPNLTQEQTELISLAKGKRGKVIATKLYDIIKSVQT; this comes from the exons atgcctgagctgatttcgaggacccggacaaggagatcgggaggtgttgtcgacgagcgcacgaggatgtatctt gaagaatatgatagacgacttgccatttttctggaaaataatcctcaattcatgccagcagagggggagcctcttaacgcggatgttgatcactaCATTTGGTGTGACGTTATTAAAGATAAagggcctaatggttgcttttttggggctggaaatttggcgtccagctatagatctggtgaccgcaatctgttccaaagagttcaggatggagagggtggatcgcgtcaaccaaatctgacacaggaacaaactgaattaataAG CTTGGCAAAAGGTAAAAGAGGAAAAGTAATAGCAACTAAATTGTATGACATCATCAAATCAGTTCAAACATAG